Proteins encoded by one window of Thalassoroseus pseudoceratinae:
- a CDS encoding tetratricopeptide repeat protein: MPVDTPGSLASTYSLMEQAEFYQQRGNLAVAKTLWNRIRQEFDTPISRLRFAEFQCAIGEYTVAMEELRGLFRWANDVHDHGLKSVVAHNLAAVHRKTGDRLAAASWQQVAIGQDENSSPADLAGRAEDAFLAGEYELAETLIQRSLDWETEQDHLEGQADDWGMLGLIRAGRDDFNDAKRCLGRAFALHQKCRCEAGMATDLLNLGELFAARSEWTVAERLFQRSQTLANEAGHVVLTERADRRVQQARRILAVAKRCPQWN; encoded by the coding sequence CATACTCGTTAATGGAGCAGGCCGAGTTTTATCAGCAGCGTGGAAATCTCGCTGTCGCGAAGACGTTGTGGAATCGAATTCGTCAGGAGTTCGATACGCCTATTTCCCGTCTCCGTTTCGCCGAATTTCAGTGTGCGATCGGTGAGTATACGGTGGCGATGGAGGAACTTCGTGGGCTCTTTCGATGGGCGAACGATGTTCACGACCACGGCTTGAAGTCAGTCGTTGCCCATAACCTGGCGGCCGTTCATCGAAAAACTGGTGACCGGCTTGCGGCGGCATCGTGGCAGCAGGTGGCAATCGGACAAGACGAAAACTCGTCACCAGCGGACCTCGCCGGACGGGCTGAAGATGCGTTCTTGGCTGGTGAATATGAATTGGCAGAGACGCTAATCCAGCGTTCCCTGGACTGGGAAACGGAGCAAGATCATCTTGAAGGACAAGCCGACGATTGGGGAATGCTCGGACTGATTCGGGCCGGGCGGGATGATTTCAATGACGCGAAACGTTGTCTCGGTCGGGCGTTTGCTTTGCATCAGAAATGTCGCTGCGAAGCCGGCATGGCGACTGACCTACTCAACCTTGGTGAATTGTTCGCGGCGAGAAGCGAATGGACGGTTGCCGAGAGACTGTTTCAACGGAGTCAGACGCTGGCAAATGAAGCCGGTCATGTCGTACTGACTGAGCGAGCCGACCGACGCGTGCAGCAAGCGAGGCGAATCCTTGCTGTGGCGAAACGTTGTCCGCAATGGAATTGA